The following DNA comes from Hordeum vulgare subsp. vulgare chromosome 3H, MorexV3_pseudomolecules_assembly, whole genome shotgun sequence.
CCAGGACGTTTGGCCCCTGAAACTCGATCAGTGTCGACGTAGGAAATCTTCCATCGTCGATGAGAATCACCCTCATCAGTAGACGCATCTGCAAGGAGATCAGACTCGGTCTCTACGCGGCGATCTGCAGAGAGATCCGTCCCAGCGATCTCACAGATCACCAGGCCGCCCGCCTCGGGTGATTTCGCCTCTGACGACATCTCCTCCTTGTGCAGCCTGGTGAACCCGGTGACCGCCTTGCCGGACGGGGCCGGACGGCCGCCGCCCGCGGACGCGCGCGGGGGGCACGCGAACTCCCCACTCGGTGCCGAACGGGCCTCGCCAACGGCGTCAGGATCCGTTCGTTCAGGATCGATCCATCGCCATGACCGTCGatcatttttttgtgtgtgtggtgatgagtgGTATATATGTTGGACGCTTGGAGCAAATATTTGTAGTTCATGCTTCACAGCTGTGTTAAAAATGGCACTCCTTTGTTTTTTTGGGTAAAAACGACACTCTGTTAGCTTCAATTTAGAAGTTTTTCTCTTGTTATACATTATTCTTTCATGTGCTTCATATGTTTTATTGTTTCTATATAAGTCTAGAGATCTTATGTTTTCTTTTGCATTCGTTTATTTGTTTTTCTGCACATATTTATGAATCTGTTTTTCCAATGTTTCCGTGGCAACGCGTGATGCGTCTTGCCATGATTTTGTTTGCGCTGCAGGTGGTACATTGGGAATTTCCCATTCATTCTTATGCATTTTTTTTCTCTATTGGATCAAGGCGTTTGTGTAACAAAAAATCGATGGGTTGCCTGTTCTTCAAGAAAGAACAAACTATTGGGTCGACGCATCAAGCCATCGCGACATTCGAAATTAACAACACAGACACCACATCACAGAAATTAGCTCGTCGGTGGCTGGGCTAGCACAAGGTGACAAAATATTCACAAGCAAAAATGTTGAATGTAACAGCGAAAGATTCCAGAGCACAGAGAGAAAATATGAGAAAGATGCATCCGGCCGTATGTATCATTTCCACAAGCTTAGATCAAATGCGAACACAGATGAAAGGCCAAGAACAAGAACAGGAAGGGGGGAAATTACAGGGGGAGGACGCTAGCATCCGCGGGGGCAGAGACAAAACACTAGCTCTAGCGGTACTTCCTGGACGAGGAGTTCATGAACCGGATGCACTCTTCCACGGCTTCGCTCTTGTGCGAGTCATCGGCGACGACCACCGGCCCGGACTGCCGCCTGCTACTGTTCCTTGCCGGCGTGCACTCGGGCGAGCGCGAGGCGGCGCTGGAGCTGGAAGAAGCTCTCCTGCTCGGCGCCGACCAGAAGGCCGTGACGACGCTGACCCTGGCGCGCCGGTAGAGCCTCGCGGCCGTCCACCGCGCGGTCCTGAGCAGGCGGCAGGCTCCCCGCGGGTGCCTCGGCAGGGCGTCCCGTTCCGAGGGCGGCGCCGCCCGGCCGCTGGACCTGCTGGCCTGGCGGGAGAACATGGGGTTGCCGCTGGTGGTGGTCTCCGGGCTGATCCTGGTGCACTCGCTGCCCTTCCTCATTGCCGACGGGATGGATGCCTTGCCTTGCCTTGCCTAGCCTAGGTTGCTTGCTAGCCCAAGATGGCGGGTCAGTGTCTACGTATCGCACCAGCACCAGGGTGGCCTAGGCACGCCCCGTTTTATACTATGATGAGGCAAGGCAGGAGTATCTACTATCTATCTATGTAGCCTGCCTGCTGAAAGGAAAAGCAGGCCTGTACTGCTGCAAGAGTATGTGACAAGAGCATGAAAGGCACGGttcagaagaaaaagaaaaagaggcaaAGCGGGGGAGACAAGCTAGTGAAAGGAAAGCTTGGTCTAATTGACCGCCAAAATGGTAGTCCTGCCGATCAGATCACGCAACCCGATGATGAAGAGGTGTACGCATTACCTCTTCCAGATCCTTCAACACATGACCGCCATGACTGCAGTATATTCTTGTTGCctagcggtggtggtggtggtggcccgAGAATATCTCCCGTGGAAGCGAGCAGATCCCGCGAGGCCGACCCAACCGAGGTGCCCTGAATGGGAGAGGAGAGAAAAGGGAAAGGGAAGGGAGGAAAGGGCCGCGGTCGATGCAGCGAGGGAAGCGCTGGACCGGGCGGCTCTTTTGAGGCCGGCAGGCCGGACCCCCTGCCCGCCCCGCCCAATGGCGCCGCGCAAGGCGACGCCCCGCCGCGGACAGGGCCGGGGGAACATGGAATTGACGGGGCGGGGGCACGCGACGGTGCTCTCGCTCGCCGCGACGCGCGCCGTTCGAGGCACGGTGGCATGGGACGCGACGTGTGCGGCATGGCGCGGACGACCGGACCGGTGGCCGCCGCGGGCGCCAATCATTGCGAGGTCGCGGGGGACGTTTTCTCTCGGGAAACGGGATCGCTCGCTACTGATCGATCGACGACGGGGTGGCAGGGGGGGCCCGGCCTGCTGTGTGCCTGCTCCGGCGGACAGATCGCTGCGGGGCTGCAGTACGGCGGCGTGGCGGCAGGCAGCCCTGGCTCTGCATGCGGTCGTCTTTCGCGCGCTCGTTGCTTTCGCTGCAGCTCGCTTCGGATGCTGACTGTTCCGGCCGACGTGTCCTCATACAGGCTTCATGGTGTGACGGCTCACCTTGGAGACCGGGAGGTGCGGTTTTTCTTGTCGTTTCGTTTCCAGAGTCCATCCCTACGCTTGCTTTGACTGGACCCGCCACGTACCGTTCGATTCTCAAATTCAGGTCTGCATGATTTGACTGTGTTAGAGCATCCGCAGCAGTTTGTATGTTAAGTTGTTGGTAAATCTGTCCACATCAGCAACCAACAACACAACATACAAGCTCTCCAATGGACCGTATGTTAAGCTGTATGTAATTAAGAGAGAGAATATAGCAGAAGCATTAAATTAGTAGAGGAAGCACATGATCACCAGTGCAACACATCTTTGTAACCATAGATGATGCCTTGCTTGCAAGCACATACATAACGAAAAATCTTCAAACTGGGATAGCACTACAGCCGACAAAGTTTAACAAAAGTAGAAATTCTTGCAAAATAACATAGTACCAGTGCACTCTATTTTTGTTCTTACATAAAAGGCCACAAGGTCAAACAAAAAGACTGATtcgcaaaagagtaatcaactaaATGAAATAAGGCAAAGGTTTCCTGCGGTTGCAAACTCCAATAAGCTGCCATGAACCTCTTCATTTTTCTAAATGCCATGAATCGCTTGACTTTGCCAATCCCAGCCTGAAAAATAAGAGATAGAAAAGAACAATCACACGACTACTCTTAACTTTTTTCAGTTGTACAAATAAGATATCACATTCTAAGAGTATGAGGAAATGTTTTTTTCCTATAGAGAAGCTATACCTAATTATTTAGCTAATTGCCAAATCTCTTCCAAATGTGCTCAACCAAGTCCCTCTTGAGTTGCGTATGTGTTGAGCGATCACGAATTCCAGCATTTCTCCGAAGAACATCAGCAAAGCATGTGTTACCACCTACCTTCATTTCTGGAGGTAACACAACTGATGACCCCGGAGTCTCATTCAAGTCAAGAGGAGTGgtgaccatttccctctcatcttcaaCTATCATATTGTGAAGAATGATGCATGCTTTCATAATATTTCCAATAGATGCTCGCGACCATAATCGTGCTGGACGACGCACAATGGAGAAGCGAGATTGCAAGACCCCGAATGCACGTTCAATATCCTTCCTAGCTCCTTCTTGAAGTTGTGCAAACCGCTTGTCCTTTTCTGTTTGGGGGAGTGGAATTGTCTTGACGAAGGCAGCCCATTCTGGGTATATGCCATCCGCAAGATAGTAGCCAGTATTGTACCGCCTCTCAAATGAGTCAGACTTGCTATGGAATGTAGAGATGGTGCTCTGCTTGTGCACAGTGTGGTGCATTATATAGAGTTGGAGGTAGGTAGTACAATAGACTAGTGCAGTACAAGTCAACATGTTGAAAATACTGCCTAGTATTGGGATTGCAAGGTAGTATTGGGACTGTATACAGTCAAGGCATTAACACAAGCATAAATTTTCTAACTACATAGTAGTTTGGTACGGTCAAGGCATTTAACACAAGCAGTATGGTCAAATAAAATGGCCAATTTTTAGAGGAAATAAAACAACCATTTGATTCAGCTAATTAAATTCATACCTCAGTCCGATGCACCAAATAACTTCTCTGACATAGACTTCAAAGCTTTCACATGCTCGGCTTTCAACTCGGCCGACATACTTGTTGTGTCTTGTGAAAAGAGCCACTTGAACGTATCCAACATTTTTGCCTCTTTTTTCTCCTTAGCTGCAACAGCATTGAGCCTTGCCACTTCAACCATATCATTTCGACCCTTGTTAGCTTCAGCCTGAGCAGCCATGAACTTGTCGAGCTTATCCTCCATCTCATCAATTTCTATTCCAATCAACGTCTTCCCTTTGCCTTTAGCAGTGTTCTTCTGTTCAGTCTTAGCAGTCTTGTTCCCTGGTGGGCGTGAAATATCTTCATCTGAATCCAACTCCTCTAATGGTTCCACAATCTCTGAAGCCTTTCTTTTCTTCAACTTGTGAAGCATCTGCATGTATGTCTCCCATTTTGGCCAACCTTCAACAACCTTCCAACAGTGCATGTATTTGAATTGTCCTTGTTTATAGTCTTCCTCATAGAATTTCAATGCTTTCTCCTGCAACTGTAAATCTGATTGTCCGCTAGCATAAATTCCAGTAGCCTTTTGCCAAGAGGCAGCAAACCAACCAACTTTTTTGTTAACTCGATGAAAACGATCCTTTACTTGGTTCATTTCCCTCTTTCTATTTTTTGGAGTGGTGCTGTTGTACGTAGCAGTGACGTCTTGCCAATATCGGTCAGCTTTCTTACAATTTCCAGCTATTGGATCATTTGAGTTGTTCAACCATGCACTGAACTGCATGATTTAAAGAAAAATTAGTAATGTCCGAACATGATAAACGCTTATCATTTGAGTTGAATTAACTTACCAGTCTTTTGTCCTCTTCTTTTGTCCATGATAAACGCTTATCAGTCCTACATATTTCAACATTATCAGGAATCATGCCTTTGGCCATTGATGGATGTGGTGCCATAACTGGAGCATATGGAGGATGACCACCACCAATACTGATGTTGTGTGGCACGAGTGACTCATGAGAAGTTTGCGATGAAATAGCAGGAATCGAcggatttttaaaataacttaagAAATCACCGGGTGGGTATGAATCCATTCCACTGCAAAATAATTATCAACAATCTGGTTAAGAAGTAATTATGCTCATATTAATAAAATACTCATATTTGTCTTCTAGTTATATCCAAAATTCAGAGAACGCTCCTCCGCCTCCGTATTCTGACTTGTTGCCGTACAACATCAGTTGGTGAAGCACTGATTATTATATAGCAAATATGTACGTCTTAAGATGATTGCTAACAGAACTGAACAGAAAAAATGACAATTTATTATATAGCAAATATTTTTAGCATAGAACTGTTATCAAACTCAGTGCTCCATGTGAGTATAACGAGTGGTTGTCGTGCGTACTTTACATTTTTGTATCATTCCACACCTGTGGGTTCAGAATACAAGTGCACACTGAAGAAACcaaaatcaaccatggacttagTTGTACATGTGTACGTACCTGAAATCTTTCACGGGCATGAGAGGAGGAGATCCTGACGAACTCCAATAGCCGGGAGGAGTGGAGGTGCCCATGGTCTGCATGGAAGGAGCTATACCATAGGACGCAGCAACGTCGGGAGTCAGCGTGGGTTCGCTGGTAACAGCCGTTGCCGGCCACGaatacggcggcggcggcggcggcgcttgaACCCTAGTTTGACGGCTCATGGTCAGAAGTTTGGGGCAAAGTGAAATTAAGAGATGAACGCGAGAGGGGATTTGATGGAGGCGGGAGCAGCAGGGCAATTTGGGCGCGAGCAGCAGAGTGATTTGGCGCGCCAAAGAGGAAATCGGGATATACACGCAGGAGAGGAGAAATTTTGGGGCGGCTACTCGCACCAGATCCAGACGACCCCACTTGAATGCTAAAGAAAGGAACGGGCTGGCCTCGGAGCTTGTGTCCGGAGCGTCGGTTCAGGATCATATGTTTTGGTTCTCTCTCTGCTATTATTACCTGCCATGTCACCAAAATAGTCTACGCGGCCAACTTACCAACGCTCATTATacgcctgttggagatgcccttagagcATCCGCAACAGTTTGTATGTTAAGTTGTTGGTAAATCTGTCCACATCAGCAACCAACAACACAACATACAAGCTCTCCAATGGACCGTATGTTAAGCTGTATGTAATTAAGAGAGAGAATATAGCAGAAGCATTAAATTAGTAGAGGAAGCACATGATCACCAGTGCAACACATCTTTGTAACCATAGATGATGCCTTGCTTGCAAGCACATACATAACGAAAAATCTTCAAACTGGGATAGCACTACAGCCGACAAAGTTTAACAAAAGTAGAAATTCTTGCAAAATAACATAGTACCAGTGCACTCTATTTTTGTTCTTACATAAAAGGCCACAAGGTCAAACAAAAAGACTGATtcgcaaaagagtaatcaactaaATGAAATAAGGCAAAGGTTTCCTGCGGTTGCAAACTCCAATAAGCTGCCATGAACCTCTTCATTTTTCTAAATGCCATGAATCGCTTGACTTTGCCAATCCCAGCCTGAAAAATAAGAGATAGAAAAGAACAATCACACGACTACTCTTAACTTTTTTCAGTTGTACAAATAAGATATCACATTCTAAGAGTATGAGGAAATGTTTTTTTCCTATAGAGAAGCTATACCTAATTATTTAGCTAATTGCCAAATCTCTTCCAAATGTGCTCAACCAAGTCCCTCTTGAGTTGCGTATGTGTTGAGCGATCACGAATTCCAGCATTTCTTCGAAGAACATCAGCAAAGCATGTGTTACCACCTACCTTCATTTATGGAGGTAACACAACTGATGACCCCGGAGTCTCATTCAAGTCAAGAGGAGTGgtgaccatttccctctcatcttcaaCTATCATATTGTGAAGAATGATGCATGCTTTCATAATATTTCCAATAGATGCTCGCGACCATAATCGTGCTGGACGACGCACAATGGAGAAGCGAGATTGCAAGACCCCGAATGCACGTTCAATATCCTTCCTAGCTCCTTCTTGAAGTTGTGCAAACCGCTTGTCCTTTTCTGTTTGGGGGAGTGGAATTGTCTTGACGAAGGCAGCCCATTCTGGGTATATGCCATCCGCAAGATAGTAGCCAGTATTGTACCGCCTCTCAAATGAGTCAGACTTGCTATGGAATGTAGAGATGGTGCTCTGCTTGTGCACAGTGTGGTGCATTATATAGAGTTGGAGGTAGGTAGTACAATAGACTAGTGCAGTACAAGTCAACATGTTGAAAATACTGCCTAGTATTGGGATTGCAAGGTAGTATTGGGACTGTATACAGTCAAGGCATTAACACAAGCATAAATTTTCTAACTACATAGTAGTTTGGTACGGTCAAGGCATTTAACACAAGCAGTATGGTCAAATAAAATGGCCAATTTTTAGAGGAAATAAAACAACCATTTGATTCAGCTAATTAAATTCATACCTCAGTCCGATGCACCAAATAACTTCTCTGACATAGACTTCAAAGCTTTCACATGCTCGGCTTTCAACTCGGCCGACATACTTGTTGTGTCTTGTGAAAAGAGCCACTTGAACGTATCCAACATTTTTGCCTCTTTTTTCTCCTTAGCTGCAACAGCATTGAGCCTTGCCACTTCAACCATATCATTTCGACCCTTGTTAGCTTCAGCCTGAGCAGCCATGAACTTGTCGAGCTTATCCTCCATCTCATCAATTTCTATTCCAATCAACGTCTTCCCTTTGCCTTTAGCAGTGTTCTTCTGTTCAGTCTTAGCAGTCTTGTTCCCTGGTGGGCGTGAAATATCTTCATCTGAATCCAACTCCTCTAATGGTTCCACAATCTCTGAAGCCTTTCTTTTCTTCAACTTGTGAAGCATCTGCATGTATGTCTCCCATTTTGGCCAACCTTCAACAACCTTCCAACAGTGCATGTATTTGAATTGTCCTTGTTTATAGTCTTCCTCATAGAATTTCAATGCTTTCTCCTGCAACTGTAAATCTGATTGTCCGCTAGCATAAATTCCAGTAGCCTTTTGCCAAGAGGCAGCAAACCAACCAACTTTTTTGTTAACTCGATGAAAACGATCCTTTACTTGGTTCATTTCCCTCTTTCTATTTTTTGGAGTGGTGCTGTTGTACGTAGCAGTGACGTCTTGCCAATATCGGTCAGCTTTCTTACAATTTCCAGCTATTGGATCATTTGAGTTGTTCAACCATGCACTGAACTGCATGATTTAAAGAAAAATTAGTAATGTCCGAACATGATAAACGCTTATCATTTGAGTTGAATTAACTTACCAGTCTTTTGTCCTCTTCTTTTGTCCATGATAAACGCTTATCAGTCCTACATATTTCAACATTATCAGGAATCATGCCTTTGGCCATTGATGGATGTGGTGCCATAACTGGAGCATATGGAGGATGACCACCACCAATACTGATGTTGTGTGGCACGAGTGACTCATGAGAAGTTTGCGATGAAATAGCAGGAATCGAcggatttttaaaataacttaagAAATCACCGGGTGGGTATGAATCCATTCCACTGCAAAATAATTATCAACAATCTGGTTAAGAAGTAATTATGCTCATATTAATAAAATACTCATATTTGTCTTCTAGTTATATCCAAAATTCAGAGAACGCTCCTCCGCCTCCGTATTCTGACTTGTTGCCGTACAACATCAGTTGGTGAAGCACCGATTATTATATAGCAAATATGTACGTCTTAAGATGATTGCTAACAGAACTGAACAGAAAAAATGACAATTTATTATATAGCAAATATTTTTAGCATAGAACTGTTATCAAACTCAGTGCTCCATGTGAGTATAACGAGTGGTTGTCGTGCGTACTTTACATTTTTGTATCATTCCACACCTGTGGGTTCAGAATACAAGTGCACACTGAAGAAACcaaaatcaaccatggacttagTTGTACATGTGTACGTACCTGAAATCTTTCACGGGCATGAGGGGAGGAGATCCTGACGAACTCCAATAGTCGGGAGGAGTGGAGGTGCCCATGGTCTGCATGGAAGGAGCTATACCATAGGACGCAGCAACGTCGGGAGTCAGCGTGGGTTCGCTGGTAACAGCCGTTGCCGGCCACGaatacggcggcggcggcggcggcgcttgaACCCTAGTTTGGCGGCTCATGGTCAGAAGTTTGGGGCAAAGTGAAATTAAGAGATGAACGCGAGAGGGGATTTGATGGAGGCGGGAGCAGCAGGGCAATTTGGGCGCGAGCAGCAGAGTGATTTGGCGCGCCAAAGAGGAAATCGGGATATACACGCAGGAGAGGAGAAATTTTGGGGCGGCTACTCGCACCAGATCCAGACGACCCCACTTGAATGCTAAAGAAAGGAACGGGCTGGCCTCGGAGCTTGTGTCCGGAGCGTCGGTTCAGGATCATACGTTTTGGTTCTCTCTCTGCTATTATTACCTGCCATGTCACCAAAATAGTCTACGTGGCCAACTTACCAACGCTCATCATacgcctgttggagatgcccttagaaTGAATCCTCATCCTCTTTCATTAGATACTAATGAATATGGATACATATACAAGAAGAAGAGATGCAATGAAGAGGCATCTATTCCGGAGAGATGACAGTAAAGGAAAGATTACCTCATAATTAACACATGTTAATTAAactctaacactccccctaatct
Coding sequences within:
- the LOC123440519 gene encoding uncharacterized protein LOC123440519 translates to MRKGSECTRISPETTTSGNPMFSRQASRSSGRAAPPSERDALPRHPRGACRLLRTARWTAARLYRRARVSVVTAFWSAPSRRASSSSSAASRSPECTPARNSSRRQSGPVVVADDSHKSEAVEECIRFMNSSSRKYR